The following is a genomic window from Deltaproteobacteria bacterium.
CTAGGTCCGCGGAGATCTTCGACCCGGTTACTCACACCTCCCAGGCGGTCCCATGGAAAATGAGGGTGGCTCGGAGCGGTCATACCGCCACACTGCTTTCCGACGGGAGGGTTCTCATTATCGGGGGAAATCCCGGTGATGCGTCCATGGAGATTTTTAATCCGCCGGCCCAGTAGGCATTATTACCCCGATGAAAGCATTGAAGTGGTGTTTTTTGGATTCTGTGAAATTTCTGAAGGTAGATCATCCGGGAAATGGGTACCTTGTTGTGGAGTGGATCATACCCCACCATTAGTCATCGCGAACCGTATCCCGCCATCTGTCATCGCGAGCTGTAACCCATGCGACCTGTCCGCCATAGCCCGTAGGGCGACGGCGGAAGCGATCCCATAGCGGCCGGAGGGCGCCGTGACGAGCTGCTTTTCAGCTCCGCCCGGGATTGCCGCGTCACTCTCGTCTCCCTCGATGTTCCTCGCAATGACAGCAAAATAATAAAAGTACGTATTATCGGATAAACCAAAGAGGTCTTGACGGGATTTTCAGATAACCTGGAGGTTGGCGAATTTTGCTATGAGGCGCTTCTTCCCCCCCCTGGGAAAATAGACGGTAATCCTGGCGTCGCCGCCGGTTCCTTCCACAGACATCACCTGTCCCATTCCAAACATGGGGTGACGGACCTCGGTTCCCGGCACGAGGGTATCTTCACCCTCCACAACCTCAGGCTCGTAGTGAAAGTCGCTTATGGAGATGGTCCGTCCCGCAGCGGTTTTTTTCAAGCTGCTGTTTCGTGAAAGCCCCGGGATTGGGAAAGGGGCATTATCGTGAAGTTCCACGTTCTCCCCGGGTAGTTCGGTGAAAAAACGTGAGGGATGGGTGTCGTCATAGTGCCCGAACAGCCTGCGCCTTCGGGCCATGGTGAGAAAGAGACGCTCTTTGGCGCGGGTCATACCCACGTAACACAGACGTCTTTCTTCCTCCAGTTCCGCCGGTTCATCCTGGGACCTGTAATGGGGAAGCAGGTCCTCTTCCATTCCAGAGAGAAAGACCACCGGAAATTCGAGACCCTTGGCGGTGTGGAGGGTCATCAGGGTAACGGTGGATGTTTCGTCCTCCCAGGAATCAATGTCGGAAACCAGCGACACCTGGTCGAGGAAAGCAGACAATGCCTCCCTTCCAGCGCTCGGATCGGTGGCCATGCGGCTCTTTAGAAAATCGTCCACCACAGTGAGAAATTCCTGAAGGTTTTCAATCCTGGCCCTCGCTTCCTCGGTGTTCTTTTCCTCCAGGGCGCCCAGGTACCCTGTGTCACTGAGCACGCTGACGACGAACTCGTCAAAGTTCATCAGGTCCATTTTTCCCCTGAGGTCCCCTATGACGCCGAAAAGAGTCTTCAGGGATCCGGAGGCTTTGCGTGTAATAATACCCCTCGACGCTGCTCCGGCGAAGGCTTCCTCCGGACTGGTTTTCATGCCCGTCTCAGACCGTATTCTGTCAAAGGTTACCTTTCCGATCCCACGGGAAGGGGAGTTGACAATCCTGGTAAAACTTGTCCAGTCCGAGGGGTTGATTATGAGCTTCAGGTAGGCGAGGGTATCCCGGATTTCGGCCCGGTCATAGAAACGGACGCCCCCGACAATGGTGTAGGGAATATTCTGCCGTCTCAGGGAGTCTTCGATGGAACGGGACTGCGCGTTGATCCGGTAGAAGACAGAAAAATCGCCATGGGCAAAACCATCATGGCGCATAAGATCAAGGACCCTGGATGTGATAAAATCGGCCTCGTCCTTCTCGTCGGAAGCCGCATAGGCTTCGACCTTTGTGCCTTCCGGCCGAACGGCTATGAGATCCTTCTCTTTCCGGCCCTTGTTGTTGTTTATCAGAGCGGCCGCCGCACCCAGGATATGCCCCGTGGAACGGTAATTTTCCATCAGGGTTACGACCTTCGCCTCGGGGAAATCCTCCTCGAAGGAAAGAATGTTGGTGATGTCAGCCCCCCGCCACCTGTAGATGCTCTGATCATCGTCCCCCACCACGCACAGGTTCCTCCGGCGTGTGGAAAGCTGACGGATTATCTCATATTGTGCGTGGTTGGTGTCCTGGTACTCGTCCACCAGGACGTAATGGAGCAGATCCTCGTATCCTGCCCGAACGTCCGGGTGCTCATCGAAAAGCCGGTAGGTAAAGAGGAGCAAATCGTCGAAATCAAGGGCGTTTGATGCCCTGAGCCTATCCTCGTAAAGCTGATATGCCTGAACGATACGATCCAGCAGGTGGTTCTTCCGAAGCCCCACGGTCTCGGCCATCCTGTCCGGGCCGGCAAGGGCGTTCTTTGCGCGGCCGATGAGATAGGCGACACGCCGGGGGGGGAGTGCCTTCTCGTCAAGATTCATATCTTTCAAAATATCCTTGATCAGCCTGAGGGAATCGGTGTCGTCGGCGATGGTGAAGTACCTGCTGACCCCGAGCCTTTCGATATGCTGTCTCAGGATCCTGACGCACGCTGAATGGAAGGTGGATATCCAGACGGATCTGCCTTTTTTCCCCACCAGTGAGATCACCCGGTCCTTCATCTCACCGGCGGCTTTGTTTGTAAATGTTACCGCGAAAATTGCGTAGGCGGGCACCTTTTTTTCCAGCAGAAGGTAGGCGATACGGTAGGTAATGGCTCTTGTTTTGCCGCTTCCCGCCCCCGCTAGAATGAGCAGAGGGCCTTCTGTGCTGGTGACGGCGTCTTTTTGGCTTGGATTGAGGTCCTTGAGGGAGAAGGTGGGATCAAGAGCTTGTTTCATATCGGAAAATCGCCTTATTGTACGTGGTGATGATGTCTCTTCTGGTAAGTATCCCCAGGAGTTTTTTGGGGTTCATGGCGTCAACCACCGGGAGTTGCTCAACATTCCGGTAGGACAGTTTGGCCAGGGCATCCTTCAGGCTGTCGGAGGGAATGACCGTGGTGACGTGGAGTGTGGCAATGTCCTTGGCAACGACAACTTTCTCCAGGTCAGGTTCGAAGACATGCTTTCGCAGATCCTGAAAGGAGAGGATGCCGGTTAATTCCTTGTTCCTGTTTACAATCGGAAAATTGGAGTAGGTACTTCGGGTCATGTGCATGAGGATCTTGTCGAACGGCATATCCTCTGCGATAATTTCCATCTCCGTGGACATTGCGTCCCTAACCTTCAAGGATTGAAGGACGTTAACCTCCTTGCCCGCCTCGATGGTGATGCCCCGCTGATGCAGGCGTATGGTGTATATGGAGTGCGGGGAGAAATGCTTGATGACCAGGGTGCTTACAATGCAGGAAGCCATGATGGGAAGGATGATTTGATAGTTGCCGGTGATCTCGAAGAGGATCAGGATGTTGGTCATTGGAGCGTGGGCCGCGGCCGCGAAGGTGGCCCCCATCCCTACCAGGGCGTAGGCTCCTTTGGTTGCCGTTAACGTGGGAAACAGGTAGTGGACGAGGGTGCCGAAAGAGCCTCCCAGCATGGCGCCGATGTAAAGGGATGGCGCGAATAGACCTCCGGAGCTGCCTGAACCCAGTGTAAGTGAGGTTGCCAGGATCTTCAGAAACAGGAGGACTACCATGAGGCCCAGAGCCATGTTGCCCATGAGTGCCTGTCCCATGGGATTATAGCCGTTTCCGAAAAGCTGTGGGAAAAACAAGCAGATGAGGCCCAGAAGAAGACCGCCGATAGCCGGTTTAGTCCAGTTGGGAACCTTGACCCTGTTCTCAAAGGTTTCCTTGAAAAAGTTCAGAGACTGAATGAATAACAGGGCGGTCAGCCCGGCCAACAGGCCCAGGATGATGTAGAATATAATCTCGACAGGATTGACCAGTTCGTAAATGGGAACATTGAAGGCCGGGATGTTGCCTTCGATATATCGTTCGGTGGCCGTGGCGATTACAGAGGCCATGATCACCGGGCTGAAGGTGGCAATATTCCATTCGCCCAGGACGATCTCAAGGGCGAAAAGCACCCCCGCTATTGGGGCGTTGAAGGTGGCTGCTATACCGCCTGCGGCCCCGCATCCCAGAAGGGTTCGGACGTTATTTGCGGACATTCTGAAAAGCTGTCCGAAAGATGATCCAATGGCGCTCCCGATCTGGGCGATCGGGCCTTCCCTGCCCGCGGAACCGCCCGATCCCAGGCAAATGGCCGAGGCGAACGCCCTGATAAAGACGGTACGGAGTTTGAGGACCCCTCCCTTGAGGACTACCGCTTCCAGGACTTCCGGCACCCCGTCTCCCTCCGCCTCGGCGGGGAATAGAACGGAAATAGGGCCGACCAGAAGTCCGCCGATAAAGGGTGCCAGCGGCACAAGAAGGGTTGTGATGTCTCCCGGCACGTATCCGGAATAGCCGCCCCAATGTGCCCAGAATCCGGTTTTAACCAGGCGGATGAGCATCTTGAATCCGACCGAACCCAAGCCGCTGAGGAAACCGATAACAACCGCAAGAATCATCAGGAATGTGCCTTCGTAGTTTCCCAGGGCAGCAAGGGACCGCTGCCTGATCCTGGACCGAAGGCGTTCTTTTTTCTCGGATATTTTTTCTTTTATTTCTTTCATGAGGAAAAATCGGCGTTATTCTACGGTTACGCTCTTGGCGAGGTTCCTTGGCTGGTCGACGTCTGTTCCCCTCAGGACGGCGACATGGTAGGCAAAAAGCTGCAGGGGTATGGTTGACAGGATCGGGGTTAGGATGGGATCGGTGTGGGGGAGGGTAATGAGATGATCCGCCGTGTCCAGAAGGGCCTTGTCGTTATGATCGGCAACCGCTATAACGATTCCACCCCGCGCCTTGACCTCCTCGAGGTTGCCAAGGATCTTCTCGTAGACGCTGTCCCGGGGAGCCAGGAAAACCACGGGCATGTTCTCGTCGATGAGAGCAATGGGGCCGTGCTTCATCTCTCCTGCGGGGTATCCCTCGGCGTGAATGTAGCTGATCTCCTTGAGTTTCAGAGCCCCTTCCAGGGCTATGGGGTAGTGAACACCCCTTCCCAGGAAGAGGAAATTTGAATACCTGTAAAATTTCTCCGCGATGTCCTCGACGATTTTTACCTGGTCAAGGACCTGTTCCACCTGTCCGGGAATGGCCATGAGTTGATCCATGATCAACTGTGCATGTTCCCGCTCCATTACCCCCCTGCGCCTGCCAAGGTACATGGCGAGCAGGACGAGACAGGCCAGTTGGGTGGTGAAGGCCTTTGTGGAGGCCACCCCGATCTCGGGCCCGGCGTGGGTGTAGATAACCCCGTCGGTTTCCCTTGTGATCATGCTTCCCACCACGTTGCAGATGGAGAGGGTCGTAGCGCCCTTGTCACGGCACTCGCGAATGGCGGCCAGGGTGTCGGCCGTCTCCCCCGACTGTGTTATAGCTATGGCCAGTGTGTTTTTCCCGACGATGGGATCACGGTAGCGGAACTCGGAGCCGTAATCCACCCTGGTAGGAATTCCGGCCAGTTTCTCGATTATGAACTGGCCCACCAGACCGGCGTGCCATGATGTTCCACAGGCCAGTATTACGCACCTGTCGATCCCCTTGATGAAAGTTTCAGAGAGGTCTAGATCGTCCAGTCGGGTTTCATTTCCTTCGTCGAAAAATCGTCCTATGATGGTATCGGAAAGAGCCTGGGGCTGTTCGTTGATCTCCTTTAGCATGAAGTGCCTGTACCCGCCTTTTTCGGCCATGATGGGGTCCCAGGTTATGGTGACGGGATCGGGGTTCACTTGCCTGCCCTGCCCGGTGTACAGATCAAGGGATGTAGAGGTCAATGTTCCAATATCGCCGTCGTTCAGAAATACGAATCGGCGTGTATGATGCAGAACGGCCGGGATGTCCGACGCCACGAACATCTCATCTGAACCGTAACCTATCACCAGGGGCGGGCCGTGGCGGGCGATGACAAGCCGGTCCGGTTCATCGGCGTAAAGAACCACCAGGGCGTAGACACCTTTGATCTGTTCGAGCGAGCGGCGGACTGCTTCCTGGAGGTCTCCGTCGTAGTTCTCCTCGATCAGGTGGGCGATAATCTCGGTGTCCGTTTCGGAGACCACCACGTGCCCTCGATCGAGCAGCCCCTCCCGGAGGGTACGGAAATTCTCAATGATCCCGTTATGGACCACCACGAGTTTACCGGAGCAGTCCCGGTGTGGATGGGCGTTTTCCTCGCTCGGTTTGCCGTGGGTCGCCCAACGTGTATGACCCACCCCTATGGATCCCTTCATCGGATTCCCGTCCAAAATCCTTTCCAGTTCCCCGATTTTGCCCACACTGCGGCGAAGGTCCAGAACGCCCTCATCCAAGACCGCGATCCCGGAGGAGTCGTAGCCCCGGTATTCAAGGCGCATAAGGCCGTCCAGAAGGATCTCGGCGGCGTCTCCGGGGCCGACGTAACCGACGATGCCGCACATCAGGATTTCTCCTTTTTAACGGCTTTGTTTTGGGCGGCTTTCCGGCGCCAGGCAATGGTCCACCCTTCCTTGTTTTCCTGGCGTGCCCTGCCCAGCGCGAGGGCTTCGGCGGGGACGTCCATCGTAATCGTTGAGCCCGCCGCGACCATAGAGTTTTTACCAAGGGTCACGGGAGCCACCATCATGGTCCCGCTGCCAACAAAAACCCCGTCCTCGATAACGGTGGGATGCTTGCTGAAACCATCGTAGTTGCACGTAACGGAACCCGCTCCAATATTGACATCGTTGCCAAGGGTCGAATCCCCGATGTAGGTCAAGTGGGACACCTTGCTTCCCTCGCCGATACGGGATTTTTTTACCTCCACGAAATTTCCTATTTTCGCGCTTCTCCCGATCAGAGCTTCCGGCCGGAGGCGGGCGAAGGGACCGACGGTTGCGCCATCCTCGATTACCGACCCGCTTATAACCGAGTGCGGGTGGATCTCCACGTTCTTCCCGATCCTCGAATCGGTGATTACCGCCCCGGGATGGATAACCGTACCGGCCCCGACCGAAGTGGCGCCGTAGATACAGACCATCGGATGAAGGGTTACGTCACCCTCCATCGTCACCGTGTCATCCACGTATGTTGTGGATGGGGCAATCATCCTGACCCCGGATTCCATGAGCTTTTGCAGAGTGTTTTGACGCATGACCGCCTCCATTTCCGCCAGCTCCGAATGGGTGTTGATCCCCAGAGCCTCCAGCGGGTCTTCAAGTGAGAAAACGCCGATAGGCTTGTCTGCCCTGTACGCCGCCTCCACCAGGTCCGTGAGGTAATACTCTCCCTGTGCGTTGTCATTGGAAAGGAGGGGAAGCTCACGGGTGAGAAAAGCGGCATTGAAAACATAGATACCGGTGTTGATCTCCCGGATTTTTTCCTCTCCCGGAAGCAGATCCTTCTGTTCCCTGATGGCAGTGGGAAAACCGGCGTGGTCCCGGATAATTCTTCCATATCCCACAGGATCAGGAGGATACGACGTGAGAATGGACAATGCCGCCTCCGTTTCGAAATTGGTGTAGAGGAGTTTCTCAAGGGTATTCGGGGTCAGCATGGGAACGTCGCCGGAGAGAACAAGAACGTCACCCTGAAATCCTTCAAGTCTGCCAAGGCATTGCGTCACCGCGTGCCCGGTGCCCAGTTGGGGCTCCTGCAAAACATACTCGATGTCCGGGTCAAACATGTTGAGAAGGGAACGTACCTTTTTGGCTTGGTGACCCAGGACCACGATAATCCCGGTGGAGGATACGGAACGGGCTTGGTCAATGGTATGACGGATGAGGGGTTTTTCCCTTAAACAGTGGAGCACCTTGGGGAGGGATGAACTCATCCTTGTCCCCTTGCCCGCGGCAAGCACTATCGTCATCAAGGGCCGACTGTTATTCAAAGGCATAGGATTTGGAATCCCCTCCGGTGGATATTCCGCCATGAATAGTTACAGACAATTTATAAACAGAAAACTATCCCAGTATAGGGATTTTCTGTCAAGGAAAACCGGGGTAAAACCCCAGGACCCTGAACCCCGAACGCCTGATTCCAGACCATCACTGTCTGGGAACGGTGTTAAGGACAGGGAAAGGCCAGGGCTAAAAAAACAGTTGACACGGATAAATAATTGGGCTAAAAAACTCGGTACTTAATTCCCATAGTCAAGTTTCACTTGGACCGGGTTTGGTGTCGATAAAAATGAATCTGAAATCGAATACATATTATTCCCCATCCCACTTCATGCTGCAGGTAGGAACCCCCTTATGCGGCATGCCTGGGCTCTGAGCTCTGTTCAGGGGCGTCAGGGCATTCCTGTTTTTCATCTTTCTTAACGTCAGCAATTAATAAAACACGTTCCGGGAAAACCATTTTTCCCGGCTATTCCCGCATTGCATCCTTCGAGCGGTAACGGAAAGGAACAGTTATAATGTCCGAAAAACAGTACCATACCGACACAATTGCGCTTCACGGCGGCCAGGAGCCTGATGGAACAACCCTGGCCAGAGCCGT
Proteins encoded in this region:
- a CDS encoding chloride channel protein is translated as MKEIKEKISEKKERLRSRIRQRSLAALGNYEGTFLMILAVVIGFLSGLGSVGFKMLIRLVKTGFWAHWGGYSGYVPGDITTLLVPLAPFIGGLLVGPISVLFPAEAEGDGVPEVLEAVVLKGGVLKLRTVFIRAFASAICLGSGGSAGREGPIAQIGSAIGSSFGQLFRMSANNVRTLLGCGAAGGIAATFNAPIAGVLFALEIVLGEWNIATFSPVIMASVIATATERYIEGNIPAFNVPIYELVNPVEIIFYIILGLLAGLTALLFIQSLNFFKETFENRVKVPNWTKPAIGGLLLGLICLFFPQLFGNGYNPMGQALMGNMALGLMVVLLFLKILATSLTLGSGSSGGLFAPSLYIGAMLGGSFGTLVHYLFPTLTATKGAYALVGMGATFAAAAHAPMTNILILFEITGNYQIILPIMASCIVSTLVIKHFSPHSIYTIRLHQRGITIEAGKEVNVLQSLKVRDAMSTEMEIIAEDMPFDKILMHMTRSTYSNFPIVNRNKELTGILSFQDLRKHVFEPDLEKVVVAKDIATLHVTTVIPSDSLKDALAKLSYRNVEQLPVVDAMNPKKLLGILTRRDIITTYNKAIFRYETSS
- a CDS encoding DUF3553 domain-containing protein, with the translated sequence MKQALDPTFSLKDLNPSQKDAVTSTEGPLLILAGAGSGKTRAITYRIAYLLLEKKVPAYAIFAVTFTNKAAGEMKDRVISLVGKKGRSVWISTFHSACVRILRQHIERLGVSRYFTIADDTDSLRLIKDILKDMNLDEKALPPRRVAYLIGRAKNALAGPDRMAETVGLRKNHLLDRIVQAYQLYEDRLRASNALDFDDLLLFTYRLFDEHPDVRAGYEDLLHYVLVDEYQDTNHAQYEIIRQLSTRRRNLCVVGDDDQSIYRWRGADITNILSFEEDFPEAKVVTLMENYRSTGHILGAAAALINNNKGRKEKDLIAVRPEGTKVEAYAASDEKDEADFITSRVLDLMRHDGFAHGDFSVFYRINAQSRSIEDSLRRQNIPYTIVGGVRFYDRAEIRDTLAYLKLIINPSDWTSFTRIVNSPSRGIGKVTFDRIRSETGMKTSPEEAFAGAASRGIITRKASGSLKTLFGVIGDLRGKMDLMNFDEFVVSVLSDTGYLGALEEKNTEEARARIENLQEFLTVVDDFLKSRMATDPSAGREALSAFLDQVSLVSDIDSWEDETSTVTLMTLHTAKGLEFPVVFLSGMEEDLLPHYRSQDEPAELEEERRLCYVGMTRAKERLFLTMARRRRLFGHYDDTHPSRFFTELPGENVELHDNAPFPIPGLSRNSSLKKTAAGRTISISDFHYEPEVVEGEDTLVPGTEVRHPMFGMGQVMSVEGTGGDARITVYFPRGGKKRLIAKFANLQVI
- a CDS encoding kelch-like protein, with protein sequence RSAEIFDPVTHTSQAVPWKMRVARSGHTATLLSDGRVLIIGGNPGDASMEIFNPPAQ
- the glmU gene encoding UDP-N-acetylglucosamine diphosphorylase/glucosamine-1-phosphate N-acetyltransferase; this encodes MTIVLAAGKGTRMSSSLPKVLHCLREKPLIRHTIDQARSVSSTGIIVVLGHQAKKVRSLLNMFDPDIEYVLQEPQLGTGHAVTQCLGRLEGFQGDVLVLSGDVPMLTPNTLEKLLYTNFETEAALSILTSYPPDPVGYGRIIRDHAGFPTAIREQKDLLPGEEKIREINTGIYVFNAAFLTRELPLLSNDNAQGEYYLTDLVEAAYRADKPIGVFSLEDPLEALGINTHSELAEMEAVMRQNTLQKLMESGVRMIAPSTTYVDDTVTMEGDVTLHPMVCIYGATSVGAGTVIHPGAVITDSRIGKNVEIHPHSVISGSVIEDGATVGPFARLRPEALIGRSAKIGNFVEVKKSRIGEGSKVSHLTYIGDSTLGNDVNIGAGSVTCNYDGFSKHPTVIEDGVFVGSGTMMVAPVTLGKNSMVAAGSTITMDVPAEALALGRARQENKEGWTIAWRRKAAQNKAVKKEKS
- the glmS gene encoding glutamine--fructose-6-phosphate transaminase (isomerizing) — its product is MCGIVGYVGPGDAAEILLDGLMRLEYRGYDSSGIAVLDEGVLDLRRSVGKIGELERILDGNPMKGSIGVGHTRWATHGKPSEENAHPHRDCSGKLVVVHNGIIENFRTLREGLLDRGHVVVSETDTEIIAHLIEENYDGDLQEAVRRSLEQIKGVYALVVLYADEPDRLVIARHGPPLVIGYGSDEMFVASDIPAVLHHTRRFVFLNDGDIGTLTSTSLDLYTGQGRQVNPDPVTITWDPIMAEKGGYRHFMLKEINEQPQALSDTIIGRFFDEGNETRLDDLDLSETFIKGIDRCVILACGTSWHAGLVGQFIIEKLAGIPTRVDYGSEFRYRDPIVGKNTLAIAITQSGETADTLAAIRECRDKGATTLSICNVVGSMITRETDGVIYTHAGPEIGVASTKAFTTQLACLVLLAMYLGRRRGVMEREHAQLIMDQLMAIPGQVEQVLDQVKIVEDIAEKFYRYSNFLFLGRGVHYPIALEGALKLKEISYIHAEGYPAGEMKHGPIALIDENMPVVFLAPRDSVYEKILGNLEEVKARGGIVIAVADHNDKALLDTADHLITLPHTDPILTPILSTIPLQLFAYHVAVLRGTDVDQPRNLAKSVTVE